The DNA window TATGCAAACACAATAGTTTTTCTCATTTCCAAAGTCTTCATGAAAAGTTGTTTTATTAGTATCTCTCTTcgtcttgtttcttcttttccagTAGAatgtaaccctttttttttttctttttttttttttttttataaaggtGGACTccactaaaaattacatattctattattttcttttctttccttttctttcctttcattGTCAATTAATCCACAATACATGGAACCCACTTCGCAAGTTTTTCACCTCTTTTTATCCATCAACCAAATGGCGCATTAGTGAATCAATGTAGGTTAACCAGAATCATagccaaaataataatataagttAGGTCCAGCCAGGTTAGGAAGTTGAATCGTTCCATTGTTACCCTTTCATGTTTAAGGAAGAAATCAAAGGACTCTGGAAAGCAGTCCTCTTAGGCATCAATCGTGGCACCATATGTTCATGAACTTTCAGGTTATctaaatattatatttatacaattatttttttgggttgaaatatttataaaattttgtgCATACATGAGATGAGGAAAGCTATCTTTCctaggaatctctctctctctctactcgtTTTGAGTATTGTTAAGAGGCCTCTGGGAGTTGTCGTCATTGCTGCCACCAAACTCTCCTAAATCCATGATTTCGACTCTGcggttcatcttcttccttatcTTTATAGCTACATCTTGTGGAATGAATTTGCCACACACGATTACCCTGGACTGCTTCTTCTCAATTAAATGGGTCTCCAACTcttcaattgcaaattaaaacagaagaatattaatagagagagagagggttcttaaaatttaaaacttcATTGACTAGGTGCTCTCACCTTGCATGCTGAGAAGGATTCTCCTCAATCTTCTGTAGCAACCATGGCAGTCAATGTTGATCCTCATAACCATGCAGATCTGAAGAACTCAGCAATGAAAATGAAACACCCATTAAGATCATATcattcctaaattttttttaatgaaaacaatgaagatTTTGGGGAATGGAGCTTGCCTTTCCTGACATGGAGCTGGCAGgtggttgggttttgggtttaatgaTTGATGGATTCGGTAATGGAAAAGTTTTGAGTAAGGGGAGTTATGGGATTGAGAATTAAACAGTGGGCTATGGGCTGGTTAATGTTTCTCTCTTTGGATTTTCTTAACCACTAATGAAGATTTCTTGTTTTTCAATATAGGTCTATGGAATCTGATTCCGTTTAGAGTGTGAGAGAAAGGAGTAGTATTGTTGACATTGacagggaaagggaaagcatcttTCTGGTCTCTACATTGGAATCTTGCAAAACGCAAGGCATTGGTTATCTGGTTTCTTCTCAAAAAGGGAACAAGAAAGAAATCTCTAAGAAAGAACCTGACCCAGATCTAACAAGACCTTAATTTATCTGATATTGATGCCTATTGATTCAAGTCAAGAGTTGCTACTCTACAAAGTGCATGTGTATTGACCTTCAATTGTCTACAATTTTGGAATTTGGATATTCTTTAGATATTTTATGTTAGGGATTTTCTTTATGGCAAAATGGCCGCGctacgtgcagaaaaataggaatgcggaACGTCCGGAGCccggtgaatgttcacgtaagtgatatgattgactcgtgttaaatatgttaatcctgctaatagagttgtaaacagttacaattctgtttaatattattaatatttaaataaataaataacaaaaatccTAATATAAGCAGACTCCTCCTTTGATTCCGgttagaaatctcgatcctctctctctctctctctctctctctc is part of the Macadamia integrifolia cultivar HAES 741 chromosome 9, SCU_Mint_v3, whole genome shotgun sequence genome and encodes:
- the LOC122088215 gene encoding heavy metal-associated isoprenylated plant protein 25-like, with protein sequence MSGKICMVMRINIDCHGCYRRLRRILLSMQELETHLIEKKQSRVIVCGKFIPQDVAIKIRKKMNRRVEIMDLGEFGGSNDDNSQRPLNNTQNE